In the Thermodesulfobacteriota bacterium genome, GCGTCCTCATGGAGGATCGCGAGGGAATGCTCTTCGGGCTCGAGTGCAAGCGGCGCGGGCGGGGGAACCGTCACCTCCAGGATCTCCCCGCCGGAAAGCCGATGGGAGGGACGCGGGACGGCGCCCGAAAGGAGCACGTTCCCTTCCCCGATCAGCCGCTGGGCGCCGGCCCGGGAGAGGCCGGAAAGCGCGGCGGGGAGGTACCGGTCGAGACGCTCCCCCGCGGCGCCGGCAGGGACGGTCAGCCGGAACGCGCCCGGCGAAAGGCCGGGCACCTACCAGGCCTTGGAAGGTATCCGCCCCGTGGGCTTGACGAGGACGTCCACCAGCGCCTGGTTGTAGAAGTTGGTGTGCTCCGCCAGCTCGGGGGCGACGCGGCTGAGATAGTAGTTCCGCCCCTCCTCTATCTCGCCCGCCAGTAGATCGAACAGGGTGTCGTTCCGGATCCCCTCCTCGACCTTCTTCACGTTGTACAGCGCGATGTCCGAGACCACCGCCCTGGCGATACGGCGCGCCACGTCCATGTCCGTAACAACGGCCATCGTCGCCTCCTTCGCCTTATCTGCTCCGCAGCGCCGCGTAGAACAGCGCGCCCTCGCGGGACACCAGCGCGGGAACGGCGGCTCCCCGCGGCAGGCGCGATACGATCTTCCGATAGTCCTCGACTCCCGCCACCGATTCCCGGTTGACGGAGACGAGGATGTCCCCCTCGCGGATCCCCCCTTCCCACGCGGGGGTGGCGGCTTCCACGGACGTCACCACCACTCCGCCTCGCAGCTCGAACTCCCGGAGGATCCTCGGGTGCACCGCGCCGACCGTCATCCCGAGCGGGTCGGCGGGCTCCATCCGGGGGGAGCGCCGGACCTGCGCCATCCCCTCGGCTTCCGCGATCCGGACCGTAACGAGCGCGCGCCTCCCGTCCCGCAGGACCTCGATGGGGACCGTGGTCCCGGGAGCGGTGGAGGCGACCTGCTGGCGGAACTCCTTGACGCCGCCGACGCGGGCCTTCCCCCACGCGATCAGGATGTCTCCCATCCGCAGCCCCCCGTTCTCCGCGGGGCTCCCGGGGACGACGCGGTTCACGAGAATTCCCTTCTCCCCCTTCGCCCCGAACGCTTCCGCGAGGTCGGGGGTGAGCTGCTGGATCGCGACGCCGAGCCACCCGCGCCGGACGGTGCCGTACTCGGCGAGCACCTGCTCCACGGCCTTGACCGTGTTGATGGGGATGGCGAAGCCGATCCCCTGGCCGGAGCTCATCATGGCCGTGTTGATCCCCACCACCTCTCCGCGGGAATTCAGCAGCGGGCCGCCGGAATTCCCCGGGTTGATCGAGGCGTCGGTCTGGATGAACTCGTCCCCGCCCTCCAGCTCCGGCTCCGCGCTGCGCCCGGTCGCGCTCACCACGCCCAGTGTGACGGTGCTCTCCAGGCCGAACGGATTGCCCACCGCGATCGCGAACTCCCCCACCTTCAGGGCGGAGGAATCGCCCAGCGTCGCCACCGGCAGCTTCCTCGACGGCTGGATGCGCAGGACGGCGACGTCCGTCCGCACGTCCGCGCCGATCACCTTCGCCCGGTACTCGCTCCGGTCCGACAGCCGCACGACGATCTCGTCCGCGTCGCGGATCACGTGCTCGTTCGTGACGATCAGCCCGTCCTCCCCGACGATGACTCCGGAGCCGAGGG is a window encoding:
- a CDS encoding Do family serine endopeptidase gives rise to the protein MRIAVLLMAALFAGCSGGGQGNAPGAAVDVASVQQAIVASAERAVPAVVNIRTVTRLAGAGSGGPRPGGHPPEYLMDLLEENGGFRENSLGSGVIVGEDGLIVTNEHVIRDADEIVVRLSDRSEYRAKVIGADVRTDVAVLRIQPSRKLPVATLGDSSALKVGEFAIAVGNPFGLESTVTLGVVSATGRSAEPELEGGDEFIQTDASINPGNSGGPLLNSRGEVVGINTAMMSSGQGIGFAIPINTVKAVEQVLAEYGTVRRGWLGVAIQQLTPDLAEAFGAKGEKGILVNRVVPGSPAENGGLRMGDILIAWGKARVGGVKEFRQQVASTAPGTTVPIEVLRDGRRALVTVRIAEAEGMAQVRRSPRMEPADPLGMTVGAVHPRILREFELRGGVVVTSVEAATPAWEGGIREGDILVSVNRESVAGVEDYRKIVSRLPRGAAVPALVSREGALFYAALRSR